The genomic interval ATGGGGACTTACCTTTGCCTCTCCGATCCGGGATTAGACATAAAGGTAATTGTTCCTCCAATGAAACTGGCACAAAGATTAGCCCTCGGTTATGTCCGGGGAAAACTGAAGCTTCTTTCGAAGGTCTCCAAGCGTAAAGCAGCGGAGAAGGCGTTCGAACTATTTTGCACCCCTCAATCGAGGAACCTCAAAAGAAGGCCACCCATTTTCAAAGAGGCAGAACTGATCCAGGAAAACTTTCAGGATTACAAACTGGTGGGCTATCGATGGAATAAAGGGGGGCAGCGAAGGGTGTTGATCATTCATGGATTCGAATCTTCAGTGGTAAATTTTGACCACTATATCAAACCCCTGATCCGAAAAGGGTACGAGGTACTGGCCTTTGATGCTCCGGCGCATGGCCGAAGTTCAGGCAAACAGATCAATGCATTAATTTTTCGCGATTTTATACTTCATATAAATAAACAATTTGGGCCCATTCATTCTTTTATGGCGCATTCCTTTGGCGGAATGGCATTGGGGCTGGCGCTGGAGATGATACCCCATGATGATGCATACCGGGTAGTGTTGATTGCTCCTTTAACGGAAACCACTACCTCTATGGGTACATTCTTTGATCTTTTGCGTATCGATCCGGCCACACAGGCAGAATTTTCTGCCCTGATCACACGGATGGCGGGAAAGGATCCCGCCTGGTATTCGCTACGGCGGGTCATGCCAAACCTGAAGGCCAGGGTACTCTGGTTTCATGATGAGGATGACGCGCTTACCCCCTTGCGGGATGCGGAAAGAGTAATGGCTGACGGTCACCCGCATGTTGAATTT from Chitinophagales bacterium carries:
- a CDS encoding alpha/beta fold hydrolase yields the protein MKLAQRLALGYVRGKLKLLSKVSKRKAAEKAFELFCTPQSRNLKRRPPIFKEAELIQENFQDYKLVGYRWNKGGQRRVLIIHGFESSVVNFDHYIKPLIRKGYEVLAFDAPAHGRSSGKQINALIFRDFILHINKQFGPIHSFMAHSFGGMALGLALEMIPHDDAYRVVLIAPLTETTTSMGTFFDLLRIDPATQAEFSALITRMAGKDPAWYSLRRVMPNLKARVLWFHDEDDALTPLRDAERVMADGHPHVEFVISKGLGHRRIYRDNQVKKRIVSFL